aaatgaaaacgaaaacggagtcgccaccaatcctttttgatgaggtgtgattgggtcaccttgaaaagatggttgttttaataaacaatttaattttattaaaacaacaagtttggtccatgaaattcgaaaaatgggttcggagtcggttacatacgaggaaggattagcaccctcgatcgcccaaaattggtacctagtgattacttaatgtcttagtgtcaaaaactgaaaactttaaagaaatttaaaatacgatccgagaaaaaactcgaatggcatggattaaaattcaagaggatatttggctattcgGTCAATCGGAAATCGAAACCCAAAgacattagggcacgttccttGAATTTTCgaatgcaaaatattgccttattttaaaattttggaaggatattaagctatttggttgaacgagaaaaatcgacacccaaagaccttagggcatgttttctcgaatttccaaacgcaaaatatcgTTCATTAGTCAACATACCCACTCATGCTCATCATCACCGCCCACCACATTGCTTAAGGTCCTGTTCACCACTAATATCTCCATACGCTGAACCCGATAAAATACTTCtcgtattaaatattaaatgcaaattggtatttttgttaaaaatttatttatttatattactataaataatatggttgataaaataaccaaataataaacGACATATGAAGACTAATTTTAGTAGTAAAAGTGGATAAACATTTTAATAGaaggattaatttatttttatctaacatataaaactaatttacaAAGGGATCATTGACAccatttttggatgaaaaacggggtcgacttgggctttgaaaatgaaaacgaaaacgggagtcgccaccaatcctttttgatgaggtgtgattgggtcaccttgaaaagatggttgtttttaataaacaatttaattttattaaaacaacaagtttggtccatgaaattcagaaaaatgggttcgagTCGTTGAttcgcacgaggaaggattagcacctcgacacgcccaaaattggtacctagtgattacttaatgtcttagtgtcaaaaaactgaaaactttaaagaaatttaaaatacgatccgagaaaaaaactcgaatggcatggattaaaattcaagaggatatttggctattcgGTCAATCgggaaatcgaaacccagcacattagggcacgttccttGAATTTTCgaatgcaaaatattgccttattttaaaatttttggaaggatattaagctatttggttgaacgagaaaaatcgacacccagcaccttagggcatgttttctcgaatttccaaacgcaaaatactGTTCATTAGTCAACATACCCACTACTGTTCATCATCACTGCCCACCACATTGCTTAAGGTCCCGTTCACCACTAATATCTCCATACTTTGAACCCGATAAAAATACTTCtcgtattaaatattaaatgcaaattggtatttttgttaaaaatttatttatttatattactataaataatatggttgataaaataaccaaataataaacGACATATGAAGACTAATTTTAGTAGTAAAAGTGGATAAACATTTTAATAGaaggattaatttatttttatctaacatataaaactaatttacaaaagggatgttgacaccatttttggatgaaaacgggtCGACTTGggctttgaaaatgaaaacaaaaacggagtcgccaccaatcctttttgatgaggtgtgattgggtcaccttgaaaagatggttgttttaataaacaatttaattttattaaaacaacaagtttggtccatgAAATTCGAAAAATGGGTTCGAGTCGGTTACATAtttgaggaaggattagcaccctcgacacgcccaaaattggtacctaacgattacttaatgtcttagtgtcaaaaactgaaaactttaaagaaatttaaaatacgatccgagaaaaaactcgaatggcatggattaaaattcaagaggatatttggctattcgGTCAATCgggaaatcgaaacccagcacattagggcacgttccttGAATTTTCGAAtacaaaatattgccttattttaaaatttttggaaggatattaagctatttggttgaacgagaaaaatcgacacccagcaccttagggcatgttttctcgaatttccaaacgcaaaatattgtctttattttaaaaaatcctcatctcgagaaaacgacatgtcatatccaacgcattaggacacaacgtatcaaATTCCCGATACGAGAGTACatgccaaaaatttatttatttaaaaagacttttaattatctcgggtttagaaaagggatcatgcccagtaagttaggacacgatcttttcttaattcccgagatcgtttgaaaactcgagtttgaaaatattcacgtgtttagatttattgtgaaaatcgaaacccagttaAGGCACAACTTTTCAAAtatctaaacacgagatttaatttatttgaaatggatTTTGATATATTGGGCAAAATGAAACACGATGCTAATATGATgcgatatatatataaaaaacatatgtatgtgaattataaaatatagaaaatatgtaagaaaaatatagattttaaaatataaataatatgtataagtatgtgtatatatatataaaacacgtacatacacatgtatatatattataaaagtataaatatgtacatatataaataaaaaaatgggtatgtgcatacatatatattacataaaataaatgatataagtatgtatattgtaaaataaaacagtgtatgtacatatatatgtaaaaaaggcgtatatacatatattttataaaaatgaatgaTGGATATAgacgtatatatatgtatgtataacaaaacatatgtatgtatataagcTAAAAAACGTGTCTATAAAgagatatatagatatatataataagatataaatatataataagatgatatatataaatagttataataataataataataataggacaaatatattcaaaatttaaataagtaaatataaataaaatataacaataacaatgTAAAACTAAATGGTATAATAATGGTGACgtcaatatacatatatataatggcaaaatataataataatagctagattagttaataaaacaacaaaaataacaaaatgggTCAAtttgtgataaaaataaaatttaaaggttaagaCTATAATAAAATGCACAAAGGAGGACCAAAATAGAAGGGCGCGAAAGGAAGAAGGACCAAATGGGTAATAAACCCGATTTTCAGGCCACGCGTCCCTTCCTTAGGGGCCCAACTAAttgaggatcaaattaaaaaagggAACAAATCCGCGGTCCAAATTAAAATAGGAGAAAAAAGACAAATGGTCCAAATTGAAATAGACTGAAAATGCGGAAGGGCCTGAAGCGCAAATAACCCCTTGatagaaaacacgcggatccttgaCAGGCGGGTCGGGTGGATCGGATCTAAAgactaaacgacgtcgttttagggCTATGATGCCAAgccctaaacgacgccgtttaagaGGGGTATAAAATTCCAATTTTTTAGCAAAAATTCATTCTCTTCcactcttcaaaaaaaaaacacaaaatactcTCTCAACTCTCAGTCCCTCCTCCGGCCAGGGTCCGGCCGCCTCCACTGTCGACGCCGTCGGGCCGGCCACCGTGCGCGGTGGtcgaaaactaaaaaaaggtaatttttttctcgttttctttattttgttatctttatttatatttatatatatgtaatcgaaaagaaaagagaataaaaaaaaacttccagatcgaaaagaagaaaaaaagaacaacactttgaatctgttttttattttctttcgattgaatccttttttttttttacaaaagttgttgGAAGCCCCCGAAAATCTcgtagaaaaaaaataaaaatagagaccCCCCCTTTTACCATGGTTTTAGATGGCTCTTATAGCCATTTAcaactctatttttttaatttattatgctGTCATTTCTTCTGCAGGTGCAAATGGACGGGGGTGGTTGGCGTCAGAGAGCAGGTGGCGTTGGTGGCTGCGAGCAGAGCTAGGAGCGGCGATGGCAGAAGACTAAGGCTTAGGgtttcctatttctttttttgtattgggccatttgggctgtTTAGGTTTTGTTTaggattgggtttgggtttgttAGTTTTGATGGGCTTTGGGCTGGGGTTTATTACTGGGTCCGGGCAAAATGACCTGCAAcagggacaaaatgcaattcAACTCTTAATACAAggttttcataatatttttaccacTTGTGCCCAACCAGCAACCAATAAACAAAGCaacaaattttaaccaaaaaaaaaaaaaacagaggcctaaaagtagaacttataaaaaaaaaaaagtcggaatacaagaaagaaaataagtgggaaaaagaataagaaaagaggAGGCAACaccttaatatataattaaattaaattaaatataaatttaacatatttaattctaatttatcttaaatatatttttataaaaagtcaaatatatttaatattataacaatttattatgtaattaaattttcattattttgtaattaaaaatagataaatgaataaaataagtacaaaataaataaataaataaataatatgattatttaaaatttccttaataaataaatataaagggGTTTACAAGATTTGTTTTTCTAACAAAAGGAATGAActcataaaaaataagtatattttacaaTAACCTGAGAGACTAAATCTCTTTTAACCAACTATTTTAGACATAgttactttattaaaaatagttaaatttttaaataaattttatagaaaaatataagaaGGACGAGgttttaaaagtaaaactgAGGGTTTAAAGTCTTTTCCGCACTTCTGTAAGTATGGAAACCGACTCCTTTTAAATATCAAGCGTAAATTACACTAATGGTTTCTAGATTTTGTTTACAATTACGTTTTAGTtatctaattttcaaaatttacataataGTCACTAATGTTAtcaaattgttatattttaataacttatttattaactttctttttaagaaaatgGTATCACACATTAACTCAAAAggcaaataattaatttggttttggaattataattaaaatatgattttgatatttttaaacttattctTCACtgtaatttaaaagattaaaatctttaaaaaatataaatatataaattatttaaaattataaatatattataaatattcttCAAAATATTTGTCTCTAACAATGGACTTTGTAAATGGAGAATACTAAGTAGaaaatttgcttaatataaCATATAGTATATGAACTTGacattttttctaatttagtacctaaattttttttggtccaATTTGGTACTCGAACTTGACACATTTTCCTAATTTGATACCTAaacttgacactttttcttaagctggtacttaaactttttgGGGTTCTGATTTGATACCTGAACTTGACTCTTTTTTCTAAATTGGTACCTggtaattttttgtttgatttggtaCTTGTCAAGCATTTTACAAATTACTCCAATATActaacaatgttattttttttataaggtAGCAAAAATAATCAAGTATGACTGACATGTGATAGATGATatgataatttttgtattttatatgatcaattaattttagttttatttatttaatcaattggtttattaattgaaaataatgaatttcttttaatttggggttttaaaatattttttcttatttaatattaattcgCTAAGCATAGCTCAATACCtattttttaacatgaatttccTCTAATACTTACAATATTTTTGTAGCATAGCAAAAAAAACCGTTAGTGTTTTGCgaaatttgtataatatttaataagtttaagtaccaaattgaacctaaaaagAAGCtgaggtaccaaattaggaaaaaaaatgctaagttcaagtaccaaattaggcccaaaaaagtttaggtaccaaattaagaaaaagtgtcaagttcaggtaccaaatattatattaagccTAGAAAATTCTACAAATAATGAGCCAGTGATCCTTTCAATAATGTTAGTTATcttatatcaaaaaaaaaaataatgttagCTATCAAGACGTAATTTTATACAAAGTTTAGGGACCATTGATgcaatctaaaaagtaaaaatggggGGTTTTAAGTCTTTTCCAACAGTTGTATATAAGTATAGAAATTGATTTCCTCTTAAATGCCAAATATCATCAGaacttgattttctttaaaaaatccCGACCCACTTTCACTTACCACCTCCCCGCCGCCAAACAAGCCTCTCCGCCGCCTCCTCCGCCAGTCCTTCACTCATGCCTTCAAGTTTCCCGCATGCCAGGAAACTAAATAAGGTAATtttttaacccctaaacttAACTTGAAACGTTGATTTCTACTTGAGATTTTGAGTTTTTTGGCGTCAATTTTGTTCACACCGCTATTGACGTCTTTAGCGGTGGCGCCACCGCTATTTGAAACCCTTGACTTCTTTTTTGGTGACtgctaattttgaatttcttttttacaaTCTTGATCAATGGGTTtggtttattttgaaaaaaattaaacgtttgaatgattaaaaaagatatatattttgtttacaggtttagttttattatattagtgatatgatttaatttgttaattttgaatcttGACAGGGTTTAGGTGACTAGTTTTGACTGAGGAtttaagttaaggttttggGTGTCTTTATATGGGTCCTGACTTGAATCTGACCGAGAAAGCCACTTCGATAGTGGTTTCGACTGACAAGGAAAGCTCGGCCcgaaataaagaaaacaaggGGATGCAAGGGAACATCGGTTTAGAGGTTGATCTTATTGAATGCATGGATTCTGTTGAGTCTGAGATGGTTGATGTTGAATGCCAGGATGCTACTGAGTTTTCGAGTTCTTTCGGTGACACAATATCTGGGGATGAGGATGGTTCGATTGTGAATGATGAAGTTGAATCACCTTTGCCGCCCCTGAGGTTGTTTGGATCGTTATCTGATGGTTGGAATGGACAGTTTCAGATGGGGTACTCTTTTGCTTTGAATTCTTCTTTCCTGTTTCTATTGATTTTTGATAATGCACTACTCTGGGAGTGTAAACGAGAAACTTGTGCTTGCAAGTTTCTCAGGTTTTAATCACTGTTGAGTTGCTTGACTTGAGTAGTTCAGGAGCTTACTCAAGCTTTTGAAGTTGATCTTGGGAATCGTGCTTATCTTCTACTAGGTAAAGGTGAGCTAATCGAACAAGCTTGAGCTGTTGGAGTTTTACCTCAAATCAAGCTCGAGGCATGATTTTGAGCCTCAATTTCAAGCCAGGAATGAGTTTCTTACAGCTTGAACTTGACTCAGTTCAATTACACCCCTATATTAGTCTCCCTTTCATGGTAACATTCATTTCGAATGACCTAATATTGACCCTCCTAGGACTTCCAAATTACTGAAACTGTGTAAAAAGAACAATTGATATCAAGAAGTTATCTCCTTTAACTTGTTACAATGAACTGGTGCTCTCAAGAATATTTCCATATGTGGATCATTGACCATCATATttgatgcttttttttttcttctttccttcaGCTTAATAGTCCAAGTAATttgcaaacaaataaaatttttcatctttgCGAAGTGCATTTTTTCCACAGTTAGAagtcaaataataattaccttttcTTCTTAACCAGGAAGAGAAGGTTAACGGATCACTGGAGGAGGTTTATTCATCCTATTGAGTGGCGCTGCAAATGGttggaaattaaactttgtGAACTTAAGTCTCAGGCACTCAAGTATGAGAGAGAGCTCGACGAATATGATAAAATCAAGCAGTTTGAGTTTGGAAAGGTTACCTCTGAAGGTTTTGATGCAAAGTGGCGAGCTTTTCCTTCAAAAGCTCAAAGAAAAGAAGTAATGAAGAGGAGGAAGAGAACACGAGTAGAAGATACCACAGATGTGGCAACATATATGTCACATCATAATATATTCTCGTATTACGGTATGGAGCTTGTTATTATTCTTTATATggtgtttattatttaaaaaaaaacaaatctaacTAAGTTTCTCTGGTGCCAATTAGAAAGTAAGAAATCCATTGATGCTGCCGCTGCTTTTGCTTTGGTTGATGATTGGGGCGATTTTGGTAAgaagtaaaaattatttttcttcacgaGTGCATATTATAGCTTACATGTTAAGGCTGTGAATGATTAATAAACATTATGTGCCATAAGTGTTCCTTTTTAGTTTAGTATACAATTAAGTTTAGCTTATTTAACCCTATAAGATCTAACTCTTTCAACTAGGGATGGCTgtgatattatatttattatattcggttTTATATATTAATGCGTGTTTAGCTTAGAAGTTGATGTTGCTGGAACTTTTGAAGTTCCGaaactttatttgtttttttttttttaatatagcAAAAAATGATTTCAGtagaattaaatatgaaattttggccGCAGAGATTATCctcaatattataattttatactgaGGTGATAATAGAACAATCCATCTCGTTATTTCTACAGATAATAAAACGATTGTTGGCTATGATGAAAATGGATGCAATGATGGATGGCCTTATCAATCTAGAGATGGTGATGATTTGATGGAGCAGATCCTTCGGAAGATTGAACGCCTACAGTCAAGAGTTCGGATACTAAAGACAAGAATGGACAAAGTTGTGAGCGAAAGCCCTCAAAAGTTCTCATCTATCAACATGTTGAGTTCTGTTGTACAGTCTGATGCATTGAACAATTCTGAAAGTCATCATTATGCTGAGAAAGATGATCGGAATAGTTTGCAATGTACCACATCCCGGCATGCATCTGAGTGTCTTATGTGGGATGATTTTATGCCTGAAAGCTCACTTTCAGGTCAGGCAGAGTTGGCCACTCTCCCAGATATGATCAGGAACATGAGTCAGTGTCTGCTCGCTTTTTCGTCGGAAAATGTAAGGTTTTATGTTCTAACATAATTTTGCTGCATTTTAAATCTGagttttattattgaaatatccATGTTTACTTTCATGTCCAACACTCATGTGGACACGGGGTATTGGGATATGACCTTAAAGGACCTTCCAAtcaacaagaaagaaaaaaaaaaaaaaacttagtatACCTATGCCGGATATATACTCATATCTAACACTCACACTTGAGTTCCTTATTGTTAATACTGTCTTTTACGAGCTATGCTACCATTGTTTCTTTCATGACTGAACTTATATTCGGTCCTATATGTACAGATCGAGGCAGATATTCTAATACCTAACCAGGCAGCTGAGGAGGAGTTGCGTAGTTTCGGAAGTTGTATAACCCAACAGGCAGAGAAGCCTCACGTATTGATAGACAACTCGAAGTCGAAAACTGTTCCTGGAGACAACTTGCAGATTAACATCACCTCTCTTCAACCAAATATGCAGCCACCTTTTTTGAATTCAAAGCAAGCTGATAATGAAAGGGCCGGTGGGGTTAAAAAGTCGGACCTAAGTGGATGGATCCGGAGATCCTCGGGTTAACTGGATTTATGGAAGTCGACTCACATTTCAGATAGTTGAAATGGAGAAAAAGaggtttttaaagtttttcagttttgatgataaatatatgtaaatGGCAAGTGTGCATTCTGCTTTCCTCTCCCATTTCTTCCGCAACTTATATTACCTGTACATGCTACTTCTCACTCTACCTATAATATAACATCATACATGTTCAGttcttatatatatgtatatatatccaGCAATTCTGTGTTCGTAATCATATTGGCTTTAGTCGGGTCGGGGTGAGGTGAAGGTTTCGTGCAGTTATGTTACTCAAATTCAAGTGCCTCTGAATTCAAATATGACATGACGTCATgaggatattttattttaaagataaatatcaaaactgtatgtgaatttatatttaatataattttcacaaattatcAACAATATTAATGAATTGACATAAATTGTTTATGTAAACAATTGTATTAATTCGATAATTGCATACAAttggattaaaatcaaattgttaatttgatttttttcaattatatttaacttttaacattttaaaatggattaaatttgatcattaaatttttttatttttaattaacttttaagcATTACAGCTTGgatgtaattttcatttttacttttaagtagttgatttccattttatttttattatcataattattttcaaaaattaaaattgttaatccacattagataaaattttcatttaaaacttcattcaagtgaaaatttggattattttagaaatttttcatttaaaattttcaaaattattaaatatattttaatttataaacataaaatcaaCTCGCGCAACATACCGGATAAAAACTAGTGTATATATGAATGTAAGATTATGATTAAAACCCACATTAAGTCCATTATAAATGATAGATATAaagacaaacaaaaaaaatcgtttgacgttaaatatttgaaaatgttttcaacaattcatcaccaaagtgtttttttttttcgctTAAATACTCATTGAGTCTCTAAATTTGTCACTTTCCTttaaattggtatatatatatatatatatatagtcttAAATTGATGcccaaatttcattcaatcaagACGTGGGCAATGGCAATGTTTTCTTCTCAAAACCCAGACATAAAAGACATTTTGGCAATGCTTTTTAGCATTTACAAATTTCTGGGTTTTCCCATCATTTCTCTCTCAAGAAGAGTAAAATGGCAAAATCGAAACCTTTATGCTTACTTTCCCTAGTCGTTCTGTgcctcatttccatttcagccGCCGAGACGACCTACATCTCGCTGGATTGAACTTTTCGGTGGTGCATGCAACAAAGTTGATAGGGGAGTTGAATCTGTTTCTTGAGAAATCAACATCGTTGATGAAGATCCAGTTTCATTGCCACTGGTGGAGAAGCAATTTAAGTTCCCACATTTGACAGTGCTTAGTGAAACTTTGGTCCAGTATTTGGGTTTGCTTCTGGGAAATACCCACATTGAGGCTGGTTGTTTAGTTTGAGATtgatctttttccttttctgtaTGATAAGTGGGTGTGCCAATTTCAAAGATTTTAACTTTATTGCTGGGAAGGTGAAGTTGaaatgtttcttttcttttcttttcttttcttttctccaaaatatatttcctgTTGACAACTTTGcaaggatttaaaaaaaaaatttaaaattctaaagaaaaaCGACTGATCATCAATGGTgaaatatcaaacaatttagaaaactttagtcattagtcactaaaatcaactaagattttaatatatgaacTACTATTGGTAAAATTTGATGAGGATGAAGATTGGATTCCAGAATTagtgtttaaataaattttattttatttttagtttctcatgtatttttatttttattttttaaaaaagataaaaaaagtaatataaaataattttttgcttaatttttgtaatttctaaaaaaataaaattttttatttataaattatttatgattatttacatatttttataccgAATGAAAATTCGGGTATCAacttggaaaaataaaaggagaagGCAAAAGAACAAGTAGAAAAAAGTGCAACACAGAAAACTTGGTTTCTAATTTCTATATACAAAAAAGAAGACACTTGCAAAGCAATGAACATATCATCTAACACTAAACTTTTAAGGCAAATGATAgtgggaaaaaaataagaaaataggcattttttttcaaaacaggggaaaacaAGTAAGAATGCACAAAATGTTTAGAAAAAAACATTACCTACAATATACTGGGGAGCTGGAAATCCAATCTTTGCTGCAACTCTTTGATTTTCATGGAAAGCTCCATTTTTTGCTCCTTGTAGCTCTGCAACAAGTATTGTTTTCCTTCTATCACCTCTTTTAACTCTTCAACTTCATTTCTCAGCATTCCGATTCTCTCCTCATCTCCCCTTCTCTTCTCGGGGGAGTCCAAGTTAGTCTCGATACCAAGATACCCGTTTGCATGGCCGTTTTTTATGTCAGGTGCCAAAGCTGTAACTGTTGAAGTCTTGTCGTTTGTGTTGACGCGTACTACGCAATGACCGGCAATCACCTTCCTCAGCCTTTGGATTTCTCCCTCGGAGTCGA
The Gossypium raimondii isolate GPD5lz chromosome 8, ASM2569854v1, whole genome shotgun sequence DNA segment above includes these coding regions:
- the LOC105792662 gene encoding uncharacterized protein LOC105792662, whose translation is MGPDLNLTEKATSIVVSTDKESSARNKENKGMQGNIGLEVDLIECMDSVESEMVDVECQDATEFSSSFGDTISGDEDGSIVNDEVESPLPPLRLFGSLSDGWNGQFQMGKRRLTDHWRRFIHPIEWRCKWLEIKLCELKSQALKYERELDEYDKIKQFEFGKVTSEGFDAKWRAFPSKAQRKEVMKRRKRTRVEDTTDVATYMSHHNIFSYYESKKSIDAAAAFALVDDWGDFDNKTIVGYDENGCNDGWPYQSRDGDDLMEQILRKIERLQSRVRILKTRMDKVVSESPQKFSSINMLSSVVQSDALNNSESHHYAEKDDRNSLQCTTSRHASECLMWDDFMPESSLSGQAELATLPDMIRNMSQCLLAFSSENIEADILIPNQAAEEELRSFGSCITQQAEKPHVLIDNSKSKTVPGDNLQINITSLQPNMQPPFLNSKQADNERAGGVKKSDLSGWIRRSSG